In a genomic window of Sarcophilus harrisii chromosome 4, mSarHar1.11, whole genome shotgun sequence:
- the AATK gene encoding serine/threonine-protein kinase LMTK1 isoform X6: MLACLCCKKGNIGFKEPPGNPGSGSTAHGRSPSPLPPHQEFENAEGDDYTTEFSVQGSPATQNGPEVYILPLTEVSLPMAKQPGRSVQLLKSTDLGRYSLLYLKEIGHGWFGKVFLGEVNSGISSTQVVVKELKVSASVQDQMQFLEEAQPYRALQHSNLLQCLAQCAEVTPYLLVMEFCPLGDLKGYLRSCRVAESMVPDPLTLQRMACELACGVLHLHKNNYVHSDLALRNCLLTADLTVKIGDYGLSHCKYKDDYFVTADQLWVPLRWIAPELIDEVHSNLLVVDQTKASNVWSLGVTIWELFELGAQPYHHYSDRQVLTYAIKEQQLKLPKPQLKLSLSDRWYEVMQFCWLQPEQRPTAEEVHLLLSYLCAKGTTEAEEDFEKRWKSLKPSGTGGAGHLGSVAELSSSFPLLEQFSGDGFHSDGDDILTVMETSHGLNFEYKWEPNRAEAFQTPAGTLSPRHAAHYQDLYYPASSSASHLSLGVSPSCYECPPPGVVPILSAHSPSVSSEYYIRIEEPADCDLDFTMCSSSPEGQQASPEAAAPWCDKEGPVGGTYDSDSSPTVSLTMEPLLGHGPSGEGPWDHPDYYSHLSCSKDSLCYQPSPAGDSRTEDILLGDGRVGAGKDWGLPGFSQAFFEDPLGVSPSGNAVPQESPGGAQEAAVGEPAKQEARGSPESVMVELGEPESLPCGSSQQAGAEEASLAAQQRHWTSNVSANNNINSGCPPDSWAAHFVDSYLGSGECPGTEANPSEPLAPDHVPAPPLPEGQGSEGAFPGQGPGSPPSFASHCQVEEGPAPVTTSPSPRIDPDATDRRAVDLGADQKAPEEALAPCGSPARSPLPSPPQGRALLLSRAAGSLAPAPKPDSPVPWDCSQSHSNEPDQTLDSSGSFPELEGPGSEDEDTTEATSGVFTDFSNDCLTEKPDTTPAFRSLQKQVGTPDSLESLDIPSTASDGGEIYSPTVSYPATGQPRALDSGYDTENYESPEFVLKEPHEPRDSEDFGPLGKEDESPALEMRLSSSISAELHGLNEKNPYRDSAYFSDYDTETERPSQGGEEEEEEEDSEPGDTESSPLGPQPHSGDAPTPEEAGAQPASAPAGEPPPRAIGGGDQESPEALGEGLAPAAAPAPAPAPSKLFFLTPVLPSSEGRGAAESCHGPQEAPGLSPTLVGQGTWDLVPGAEVQEWKEATACESQPGEKLAPRPTPLRLDLSDLPAAKESRPAEEEEEEDSDDSDESDEELCCYNIQEQSEESEEEPAAVPIVVAESHSARNLRSLLKMPSLMSQSFCEDLDRKKKAVSFFDDVTVYLFDQESPTRELGEQHFPETKEAASSFLPSSPTSLSPSDQLSAADNFSDRTVSEESEPGGGFEWDDDFPLMPAKKSFVSSPGPGVPDSMLPSLATPPKQVLPIQFSRFTVSPSPVSRFSITHVSDSDIESVGGRLYGGLSCRALSSAQSKITPGSVVWFY; the protein is encoded by the exons GAGCCCCCAGGGAACCCTGGATCAGGATCCACGGCTCACGGGAGGTCTCCGTCTCCGCTTCCCCCCCACCAGGAGTTTGAGAATGCCGAGGGTGACGACTACACCACCGAGTTCTCCGTGCAGGGGTCTCCGGCCACGCAGAATGGCCCCGAGGTGTACATACTGCCCCTCACTGAGGTCTCACTCCCCATGGCCAAGCAGCCTGGGAGATCAG TTCAGCTGCTCAAGTCTACAGATCTGGGACGCTACAGCCTTCTGTACCTGAAGGAGATTGGCCATGGCTGGTTTGGGAAG GTTTTCCTGGGCGAGGTCAATTCGGGCATCAGCAGCACCCAGGTGGTGGTGAAGGAGCTGAAAGTGAGCGCCAGTGTTCAGGACCAGATGCAGTTCCTGGAAGAGGCCCAGCCGTACCG GGCTCTTCAGCACAGTAACCTGCTCCAGTGTCTGGCCCAGTGTGCAGAGGTGACGCCCTACCTGCTGGTGATGGAATTCTGTCCACTG GGAGACCTCAAGGGCTATCTGCGCAGCTGCCGGGTGGCCGAGTCCATGGTCCCAGATCCCCTGACCCTGCAGCGGATGGCTTGCGAGTTGGCCTGTGGAGTTCTACACCTACACAAGAACAACTATGTGCACAG TGACCTCGCCTTGAGGAACTGCTTACTTACGGCTGACCTGACTGTGAAAATTGGGGACTACGGCCTCTCTCACTGCAAGTACAAA GACGACTACTTCGTGACGGCCGACCAGCTGTGGGTGCCGCTGCGCTGGATTGCCCCCGAGCTCATCGACGAGGTGCACAGCAACCTCCTCGTCGTGGACCAGACCAAGGCCAGCAATGTCTG GTCGCTGGGCGTAACCATCTGGGAGCTGTTTGAGTTGGGGGCCCAGCCCTACCATCACTACTCTGACCGCCAGGTGCTTACCTACGCTATCAAGGAGCAGCAGCTCAAGTTACCCAAGCCCCAGCTGAAGCTGTCGCTCTCAGACCGCTG GTATGAGGTGATGCAGTTCTGCTGGCTGCAGCCGGAGCAGCGGCCCACCGCGGAGGAGGTGCACCTGCTGCTGTCCTACCTGTGTGCCAAGGGCACCACAGAGGCCGAGGAGGACTTTGAGAAGCGGTGGAAGTCCCTGAAGCCCAGCGGGACGGGCGGAGCCGGCCACTTGGGCAGCGTGGCCGAGCTGTCCTCCAGCTTCCCGCTCCTGGAGCAGTTCTCTGGGGACGGCTTCCATTCGGACGGCGACGACATCTTGACCGTGATGGAGACCAGCCATGGGCTCAACTTTGAGTACAAGTGGGAGCCCAACCGGGCCGAGGCCTTCCAGACTCCCGCGGGCACCCTCAGCCCCCGCCACGCCGCCCACTACCAGGACCTCTACTACCCGGCCAGCTCCTCCGCCAGCCACCTGAGCCTGGGGGTCTCACCTTCCTGCTACGAATGCCCTCCGCCTGGCGTGGTGCCCATCCTCAGTGCCCACAGCCCCTCCGTGAGCAGCGAGTACTACATCCGCATTGAGGAGCCCGCTGACTGCGACCTGGACTTCACCATGTGCTCCTCCAGCCCCGAGGGCCAGCAGGCGTCCCCCGAGGCGGCCGCCCCCTGGTGTGACAAAGAGGGGCCCGTGGGGGGGACTTACGACTCAGACAGCAGCCCCACTGTGTCCCTGACCATGGAGCCCCTCCTGGGGCATGGACCCAGCGGGGAGGGGCCCTGGGACCACCCTGACTACTACTCCCACCTGAGCTGTAGCAAAGACTCGCTCTGCTACCAGCCTTCCCCTGCAGGGGACTCGCGGACCGAAGACATTTTGTTGGGGGATGGCAGGGTGGGTGCCGGCAAAGACTGGGGCCTTCCAGGCTTCAGCCAGGCTTTTTTTGAGGACCCATTGGGGGTGTCCCCCTCGGGGAATGCTGTACCCCAGGAGTCACCAGGGGGGGCCCAGGAAGCAGCGGTGGGAGAACCGGCGAAACAGGAGGCGCGGGGCAGTCCCGAATCAGTCATGGTTGAGCTGGGTGAGCCTGAGAGTCTGCCTTGTGGCAGCTCCCAGCAGGCGGGTGCCGAGGAGGCAAGCTTGGCTGCCCAGCAGAGACACTGGACCTCGAACGTGTCTGCCAATAACAACATCAACAGCGGCTGCCCCCCTGATTCCTGGGCCGCTCACTTTGTAGACTCCTACTTGGGATCAGGAGAGTGCCCGGGCACAGAAGCTAACCCGAGTGAGCCCCTTGCCCCGGACCATGTGCCGGCCCCGCCCCTTCCCGAGGGTCAGGGGTCGGAGGGAGCTTTCCCGGGGCAGGGGCCAGGGAGCCCACCCAGCTTTGCTTCACACTGCCAGGTGGAGGAGGGCCCGGCTCCGGTCACCACCTCTCCCTCCCCGAGGATAGACCCGGACGCCACAGACAGGAGGGCTGTAGATCTTGGGGCCGACCAGAAAGCCCCGGAGGAAGCCCTGGCCCCCTGCGGTTCCCCAGCCCGGTCTCCcttgccctcccctccccaagggAGAGCCCTGCTTCTCTCCCGGGCGGCGGGCAGTCTGGCCCCTGCTCCTAAGCCCGACTCCCCCGTGCCATGGGACTGTAGCCAGAGTCACAGCAACGAGCCAGACCAGACGCTGGACAGCAGCGGGAGCTTCCCTGAGCTGGAAGGGCCAGGCAGCGAGGACGAGGACACGACAGAGGCCACCTCCGGGGTCTTCACGGACTTTTCCAACGACTGCCTTACTGAGAAGCCTGACACAACCCCTGCCTTCCGCTCCCTGCAGAAGCAGGTGGGAACGCCGGATTCCCTGGAGTCTCTGGACATCCCATCCACGGCCAGTGATGGCGGGGAGATCTACAGCCCGACAGTGTCCTACCCCGCCACCGGGCAGCCCCGGGCGCTCGACAGCGGCTACGACACGGAGAACTATGAGTCCCCCGAGTTTGTGCTCAAAGAACCCCATGAGCCCCGAGACTCCGAGGATTTTGGGCCCCTGGGAAAGGAGGACGAGAGCCCCGCCTTGGAGATGAGGCTTTCGTCCTCCATCAGTGCTGAGCTGCACGGTCTGAATGAGAAAAACCCCTACCGAGACTCGGCCTACTTCTCTGACTATGACACAGAGACCGAGAGGCCCTCccagggtggggaggaggaggaggaggaggaggacagcGAGCCCGGAGACACAGAGTCCAGCCCGCTGGGCCCCCAGCCCCACAGTGGGGACGCTCCAACCCCGGAGGAAGCAGGTGCTCAGCCTGCCTCTGCCCCTGCTGGGGAGCCCCCTCCACGGGCCATCGGAGGAGGAGACCAGGAGAGCCCCGAGGCCCTGGGAGAAGGGCTGGCCCCTGCtgctgcccctgcccctgcccccgcTCCATCCAAATTGTTCTTCCTGACTCCCGTTCTGCCAAGCTCGGAGGGCCGGGGGGCTGCGGAAAGCTGCCACGGACCCCAGGAGGCCCCAGGCCTGTCCCCCACCTTGGTGGGCCAGGGCACTTGGGACCTGGTTCCTGGGGCAGAGGTGCAAGAGTGGAAGGAAGCCACGGCCTGCGAGAGCCAGCCGGGGGAGAAGCTGGCCCCACGGCCCACCCCTCTGCGCCTGGACCTGTCGGACCTCCCGGCAGCCAAGGAGAGCCGGCcggctgaggaggaggaggaggaggactcgGACGACAGCGACGAGTCGGACGAGGAGCTGTGCTGCTACAACATCCAGGAGCAGAGCGAGGAGAGCGAGGAGGAGCCGGCCGCCGTGCCCATTGTGGTGGCCGAGAGCCACAGCGCCCGCAACCTCCGCAGCCTCCTCAAGATGCCCAGCCTCATGTCCCAGTCCTTCTGTGAGGACCTGGACCGCAAGAAAAAGGCCGTCTCCTTTTTCGACGATGTTACCGTCTACCTCTTCGACCAG GAAAGCCCCACGAGGGAGCTTGGGGAGCAGCACTTCCCTGAGACGAAGGAAGCGGCTTCCTCCTTCCTGCCGAGCAGCCCCACTTCTCTGAGCCCCTCGGACCAACTCAGTGCAGCAGACAATTTCTCCGACAGGACGGTCTCTGAAGAGAGTGAGCCTG
- the AATK gene encoding serine/threonine-protein kinase LMTK1 isoform X7, producing the protein MQFLEEAQPYRALQHSNLLQCLAQCAEVTPYLLVMEFCPLGDLKGYLRSCRVAESMVPDPLTLQRMACELACGVLHLHKNNYVHSDLALRNCLLTADLTVKIGDYGLSHCKYKDDYFVTADQLWVPLRWIAPELIDEVHSNLLVVDQTKASNVWSLGVTIWELFELGAQPYHHYSDRQVLTYAIKEQQLKLPKPQLKLSLSDRWYEVMQFCWLQPEQRPTAEEVHLLLSYLCAKGTTEAEEDFEKRWKSLKPSGTGGAGHLGSVAELSSSFPLLEQFSGDGFHSDGDDILTVMETSHGLNFEYKWEPNRAEAFQTPAGTLSPRHAAHYQDLYYPASSSASHLSLGVSPSCYECPPPGVVPILSAHSPSVSSEYYIRIEEPADCDLDFTMCSSSPEGQQASPEAAAPWCDKEGPVGGTYDSDSSPTVSLTMEPLLGHGPSGEGPWDHPDYYSHLSCSKDSLCYQPSPAGDSRTEDILLGDGRVGAGKDWGLPGFSQAFFEDPLGVSPSGNAVPQESPGGAQEAAVGEPAKQEARGSPESVMVELGEPESLPCGSSQQAGAEEASLAAQQRHWTSNVSANNNINSGCPPDSWAAHFVDSYLGSGECPGTEANPSEPLAPDHVPAPPLPEGQGSEGAFPGQGPGSPPSFASHCQVEEGPAPVTTSPSPRIDPDATDRRAVDLGADQKAPEEALAPCGSPARSPLPSPPQGRALLLSRAAGSLAPAPKPDSPVPWDCSQSHSNEPDQTLDSSGSFPELEGPGSEDEDTTEATSGVFTDFSNDCLTEKPDTTPAFRSLQKQVGTPDSLESLDIPSTASDGGEIYSPTVSYPATGQPRALDSGYDTENYESPEFVLKEPHEPRDSEDFGPLGKEDESPALEMRLSSSISAELHGLNEKNPYRDSAYFSDYDTETERPSQGGEEEEEEEDSEPGDTESSPLGPQPHSGDAPTPEEAGAQPASAPAGEPPPRAIGGGDQESPEALGEGLAPAAAPAPAPAPSKLFFLTPVLPSSEGRGAAESCHGPQEAPGLSPTLVGQGTWDLVPGAEVQEWKEATACESQPGEKLAPRPTPLRLDLSDLPAAKESRPAEEEEEEDSDDSDESDEELCCYNIQEQSEESEEEPAAVPIVVAESHSARNLRSLLKMPSLMSQSFCEDLDRKKKAVSFFDDVTVYLFDQESPTRELGEQHFPETKEAASSFLPSSPTSLSPSDQLSAADNFSDRTVSEESEPGGGFEWDDDFPLMPAKKSFVSSPGPGVPDSMLPSLATPPKQVLPIQFSRFTVSPSPVSRFSITHVSDSDIESVGGRLYGGLSCRALSSAQSKITPGSVVWFY; encoded by the exons ATGCAGTTCCTGGAAGAGGCCCAGCCGTACCG GGCTCTTCAGCACAGTAACCTGCTCCAGTGTCTGGCCCAGTGTGCAGAGGTGACGCCCTACCTGCTGGTGATGGAATTCTGTCCACTG GGAGACCTCAAGGGCTATCTGCGCAGCTGCCGGGTGGCCGAGTCCATGGTCCCAGATCCCCTGACCCTGCAGCGGATGGCTTGCGAGTTGGCCTGTGGAGTTCTACACCTACACAAGAACAACTATGTGCACAG TGACCTCGCCTTGAGGAACTGCTTACTTACGGCTGACCTGACTGTGAAAATTGGGGACTACGGCCTCTCTCACTGCAAGTACAAA GACGACTACTTCGTGACGGCCGACCAGCTGTGGGTGCCGCTGCGCTGGATTGCCCCCGAGCTCATCGACGAGGTGCACAGCAACCTCCTCGTCGTGGACCAGACCAAGGCCAGCAATGTCTG GTCGCTGGGCGTAACCATCTGGGAGCTGTTTGAGTTGGGGGCCCAGCCCTACCATCACTACTCTGACCGCCAGGTGCTTACCTACGCTATCAAGGAGCAGCAGCTCAAGTTACCCAAGCCCCAGCTGAAGCTGTCGCTCTCAGACCGCTG GTATGAGGTGATGCAGTTCTGCTGGCTGCAGCCGGAGCAGCGGCCCACCGCGGAGGAGGTGCACCTGCTGCTGTCCTACCTGTGTGCCAAGGGCACCACAGAGGCCGAGGAGGACTTTGAGAAGCGGTGGAAGTCCCTGAAGCCCAGCGGGACGGGCGGAGCCGGCCACTTGGGCAGCGTGGCCGAGCTGTCCTCCAGCTTCCCGCTCCTGGAGCAGTTCTCTGGGGACGGCTTCCATTCGGACGGCGACGACATCTTGACCGTGATGGAGACCAGCCATGGGCTCAACTTTGAGTACAAGTGGGAGCCCAACCGGGCCGAGGCCTTCCAGACTCCCGCGGGCACCCTCAGCCCCCGCCACGCCGCCCACTACCAGGACCTCTACTACCCGGCCAGCTCCTCCGCCAGCCACCTGAGCCTGGGGGTCTCACCTTCCTGCTACGAATGCCCTCCGCCTGGCGTGGTGCCCATCCTCAGTGCCCACAGCCCCTCCGTGAGCAGCGAGTACTACATCCGCATTGAGGAGCCCGCTGACTGCGACCTGGACTTCACCATGTGCTCCTCCAGCCCCGAGGGCCAGCAGGCGTCCCCCGAGGCGGCCGCCCCCTGGTGTGACAAAGAGGGGCCCGTGGGGGGGACTTACGACTCAGACAGCAGCCCCACTGTGTCCCTGACCATGGAGCCCCTCCTGGGGCATGGACCCAGCGGGGAGGGGCCCTGGGACCACCCTGACTACTACTCCCACCTGAGCTGTAGCAAAGACTCGCTCTGCTACCAGCCTTCCCCTGCAGGGGACTCGCGGACCGAAGACATTTTGTTGGGGGATGGCAGGGTGGGTGCCGGCAAAGACTGGGGCCTTCCAGGCTTCAGCCAGGCTTTTTTTGAGGACCCATTGGGGGTGTCCCCCTCGGGGAATGCTGTACCCCAGGAGTCACCAGGGGGGGCCCAGGAAGCAGCGGTGGGAGAACCGGCGAAACAGGAGGCGCGGGGCAGTCCCGAATCAGTCATGGTTGAGCTGGGTGAGCCTGAGAGTCTGCCTTGTGGCAGCTCCCAGCAGGCGGGTGCCGAGGAGGCAAGCTTGGCTGCCCAGCAGAGACACTGGACCTCGAACGTGTCTGCCAATAACAACATCAACAGCGGCTGCCCCCCTGATTCCTGGGCCGCTCACTTTGTAGACTCCTACTTGGGATCAGGAGAGTGCCCGGGCACAGAAGCTAACCCGAGTGAGCCCCTTGCCCCGGACCATGTGCCGGCCCCGCCCCTTCCCGAGGGTCAGGGGTCGGAGGGAGCTTTCCCGGGGCAGGGGCCAGGGAGCCCACCCAGCTTTGCTTCACACTGCCAGGTGGAGGAGGGCCCGGCTCCGGTCACCACCTCTCCCTCCCCGAGGATAGACCCGGACGCCACAGACAGGAGGGCTGTAGATCTTGGGGCCGACCAGAAAGCCCCGGAGGAAGCCCTGGCCCCCTGCGGTTCCCCAGCCCGGTCTCCcttgccctcccctccccaagggAGAGCCCTGCTTCTCTCCCGGGCGGCGGGCAGTCTGGCCCCTGCTCCTAAGCCCGACTCCCCCGTGCCATGGGACTGTAGCCAGAGTCACAGCAACGAGCCAGACCAGACGCTGGACAGCAGCGGGAGCTTCCCTGAGCTGGAAGGGCCAGGCAGCGAGGACGAGGACACGACAGAGGCCACCTCCGGGGTCTTCACGGACTTTTCCAACGACTGCCTTACTGAGAAGCCTGACACAACCCCTGCCTTCCGCTCCCTGCAGAAGCAGGTGGGAACGCCGGATTCCCTGGAGTCTCTGGACATCCCATCCACGGCCAGTGATGGCGGGGAGATCTACAGCCCGACAGTGTCCTACCCCGCCACCGGGCAGCCCCGGGCGCTCGACAGCGGCTACGACACGGAGAACTATGAGTCCCCCGAGTTTGTGCTCAAAGAACCCCATGAGCCCCGAGACTCCGAGGATTTTGGGCCCCTGGGAAAGGAGGACGAGAGCCCCGCCTTGGAGATGAGGCTTTCGTCCTCCATCAGTGCTGAGCTGCACGGTCTGAATGAGAAAAACCCCTACCGAGACTCGGCCTACTTCTCTGACTATGACACAGAGACCGAGAGGCCCTCccagggtggggaggaggaggaggaggaggaggacagcGAGCCCGGAGACACAGAGTCCAGCCCGCTGGGCCCCCAGCCCCACAGTGGGGACGCTCCAACCCCGGAGGAAGCAGGTGCTCAGCCTGCCTCTGCCCCTGCTGGGGAGCCCCCTCCACGGGCCATCGGAGGAGGAGACCAGGAGAGCCCCGAGGCCCTGGGAGAAGGGCTGGCCCCTGCtgctgcccctgcccctgcccccgcTCCATCCAAATTGTTCTTCCTGACTCCCGTTCTGCCAAGCTCGGAGGGCCGGGGGGCTGCGGAAAGCTGCCACGGACCCCAGGAGGCCCCAGGCCTGTCCCCCACCTTGGTGGGCCAGGGCACTTGGGACCTGGTTCCTGGGGCAGAGGTGCAAGAGTGGAAGGAAGCCACGGCCTGCGAGAGCCAGCCGGGGGAGAAGCTGGCCCCACGGCCCACCCCTCTGCGCCTGGACCTGTCGGACCTCCCGGCAGCCAAGGAGAGCCGGCcggctgaggaggaggaggaggaggactcgGACGACAGCGACGAGTCGGACGAGGAGCTGTGCTGCTACAACATCCAGGAGCAGAGCGAGGAGAGCGAGGAGGAGCCGGCCGCCGTGCCCATTGTGGTGGCCGAGAGCCACAGCGCCCGCAACCTCCGCAGCCTCCTCAAGATGCCCAGCCTCATGTCCCAGTCCTTCTGTGAGGACCTGGACCGCAAGAAAAAGGCCGTCTCCTTTTTCGACGATGTTACCGTCTACCTCTTCGACCAG GAAAGCCCCACGAGGGAGCTTGGGGAGCAGCACTTCCCTGAGACGAAGGAAGCGGCTTCCTCCTTCCTGCCGAGCAGCCCCACTTCTCTGAGCCCCTCGGACCAACTCAGTGCAGCAGACAATTTCTCCGACAGGACGGTCTCTGAAGAGAGTGAGCCTG